A genomic stretch from Nitrobacter winogradskyi Nb-255 includes:
- the rimI gene encoding ribosomal protein S18-alanine N-acetyltransferase produces MMTWFPGRERAVPIVEPASPNDAARLAAIHGASFHRGWGESEFETMIAERNTLVQRLRLRSNVIGFAVSRIAADEAEILSIAIDAGYRGQGFSRNLLLTHLGHLAGRGVRTVFLEVEENNQPARRLYERAGFAVVGRRERYYREAGDLELNALVMRRNLS; encoded by the coding sequence ATGATGACATGGTTCCCCGGGAGGGAACGCGCCGTTCCCATTGTCGAGCCCGCGAGCCCGAACGACGCGGCGCGCCTTGCCGCGATTCACGGCGCATCGTTTCATCGCGGCTGGGGTGAAAGCGAATTCGAGACCATGATCGCCGAGCGCAACACGCTGGTTCAGCGTCTGCGGCTACGATCGAACGTGATCGGTTTTGCCGTCTCCCGCATTGCCGCGGACGAGGCCGAGATCCTGTCGATCGCCATCGACGCCGGCTATCGCGGCCAGGGGTTTTCGCGCAACCTGCTGCTCACGCACCTTGGCCACCTCGCCGGGCGCGGCGTGCGGACGGTATTTCTCGAGGTGGAGGAAAATAATCAACCGGCGCGGCGTCTCTATGAACGCGCCGGCTTCGCCGTCGTCGGACGCCGCGAACGTTACTATCGCGAGGCGGGTGATCTGGAACTGAACGCATTGGTGATGCGCCGCAACTTGTCGTAA